The genomic region CGGCTTTAGCAACGAATTTGTATTCCATGTCTGGAGTAACTTTTACGTGCGGGTCGCTGATGAATTGCTCTAGCAGCTCAGCTTCGTTTTCAACGAGAACATCTAGCGTGTAGATAAGTAGGATCTTCGATTTCTTACGAGCATCGTAGCCACGTTTAAAGATATTAAAAGAAAGTACCTGATCAGAGTTAATACCAAGCTTCGCTTCAATCGCGTCTTGAATGGCAGACTCTTCGTGGTCTAGTGGAAGTTTAATTTCGGTTAAACGTATCATTTAGATGTCTCGTTTTTTATAGGTGTCTTAGCTAGACCACTTCTAAACACAGAGTTTGATGAAAACGCTGATGTTGAAAGAAGCGATAAGCTCACAATGGCGCGCATTTTACGAGAAATTGATTTATCTGTCATACTAATTTGGAAACATGGAGCAAATAGACACGATATTAGAGCCGTATGATGTTGAATTTTGCTTTGGGATGAGTATTATCCCCATTCTTCAATTTTGACTAACATATAGAGCAGAGCATCATGGCATTTGTCGTAGGCGATAATTGTATTCAATGTAAATACACAGACTGTGTGGCCGTGTGCCCCGCAGATGCGTTCCATGAAGGCCCGAATTTCATGGTAATTAACCCGATCGAATGCATCGATTGTGGTTTATGTGTACCTGAATGTGATGCTCAAGCGATCTTCCAAGAAGACGAGCTGCCAGAAGATCAAAAAATCTTCATTGAAGTGAATGCCGAGCTTGCCGAGATCTGGCCAGTGCAAACGGAAGTCAAAGCACCGATGGATGAAGCTGAAAAGTGGAATGGTGTCGCTGATAAGTTGGCAATGCTAGAAAAGTAATTGTTGAAAAGAACTCAAATAAAAAGGCGTACTGATTTAATCAATACGCCTTTTTTAATATCTGAACACTATCAACTGGATCGTTAGCTTATGAGACCTAGCTATGCTGACGGCGCATGTTGTCGAGGATGATACCTGTCGCCATTGCTACGTTTAAAGATTCTGCGCCACCGAATGCTGGAATCGTAATCTTGTCAGTCACGTATTTAGCCGCATGTTCACGGATACCGTGAGACTCGCTGCCCATCAGCAAAATACCGTTGGCAGTGAAGTCAGTCTTATGAACGCTTTCACCTTCTAAAAACGCGCCGTAAACAGGTAGGTTCGCTTGCTCTAAATATGTTGGCAAATCCGTTTGGCTAACGTGCACTCGACCAAAGCTACCCATAGTCGCACTGATGGTTTTAGGGTTGTATGGGTCTGCGCAATCGCTGCTCGCAACGATATGTTTGATGCCATACCAGTCGGCTACGCGAATAATCGTACCTAGGTTACCTGGGTCTGAAACGCCATCAAGTGCGATCATCAAACCTGTCGCTTCTGGTAATTCAACCTTCGGGATCTCAACCACGGCAATTGCGGCATTGTTACTAACCAAAGTACTTGCTTTGGTTAGATCGTCTAGCGAAGCTTCTACACAATCAAACTCAATCAGTGATGCGTGATTTTCTGATAGGAAATCCGCAGTCGCAAAGACGTTTTTTACGACTAAGTCACTATTGAACAGCTCAAGAACGTTCTTTTCACCTTGAACTAGAAACAGGCCGTGGGCTTTACGTTGTTTCTTTTGGCCCAAAGCACGAAGGAGTTTTAATTGGTTTTTTGAAATCATGTTTTTATCCTAGATATAAGCCCGCGCATTATAGAGCAAAGGTTGGATAACCAAAAGCGTGATGACTCAATGCGATCCACATAACAAGTAAAAGAGACCCACTTAAAAAAGAAAAGCGCACTAAATAGCGCGCTCTTATAGGATTTACTCAAGCTGAACAGAGCAGGTATAGCTCAACCAAAGATTAATACGGCACAGGATAGCGTTTAAAGACAGCGTTGATATCGGTAAGGATCTCTTCAGACAGCGGCTTACTGAACGCTGCCACGTTTTCTTTCAACTGTTCCATGGTGGTGGCGCCGATAATGGTCGAGGTAACACCGTCGACTTGGTTACACCACGCTAATGCCAGTTGACTCGGTGTGAATCCATGAGCATTTGCCACTTCAACATACCCTTTCACTGCTTCATTGGCAGATTCAGTGTCGCGGAAAATGCCTTTACGCTGCATGTAAGTCCAGCGACTACCTTCCGGCCTTGCACCATCAATGTATTTACCACTTAGCATACCGGCAGCCAAAGGTGACCACGGCAGATAAGCGACATCTTCATGTACACAGTTCTCAATCAAATAAGGCCAATCTTTGGTGTGCAGGAGGCTGAATTCATTCTGGATAGAGACCATACGCGGTAAATCATGTTTTTCGGCTAACTTAAGGTAAGTGTTAATGCCCCAAGTACTGTCATCAGATAGGCCAACATGGCGGATTTTTCCTGCTTTAATACAGCTCGCTAGAGCTTGTAAAATCTCCAACATTTC from Vibrio gigantis harbors:
- the fdxA gene encoding ferredoxin FdxA → MAFVVGDNCIQCKYTDCVAVCPADAFHEGPNFMVINPIECIDCGLCVPECDAQAIFQEDELPEDQKIFIEVNAELAEIWPVQTEVKAPMDEAEKWNGVADKLAMLEK
- a CDS encoding RNA methyltransferase, which gives rise to MISKNQLKLLRALGQKKQRKAHGLFLVQGEKNVLELFNSDLVVKNVFATADFLSENHASLIEFDCVEASLDDLTKASTLVSNNAAIAVVEIPKVELPEATGLMIALDGVSDPGNLGTIIRVADWYGIKHIVASSDCADPYNPKTISATMGSFGRVHVSQTDLPTYLEQANLPVYGAFLEGESVHKTDFTANGILLMGSESHGIREHAAKYVTDKITIPAFGGAESLNVAMATGIILDNMRRQHS
- a CDS encoding aldo/keto reductase, translating into MEYSKLGSSQIPVSRICLGSMTWGLQNTQQQADQQIEYALSQGINFIDTAEMYAVPPSPDTYGKTEAIIGNWLSRNPQRRQELIIASKIAGPGLPWVRNGGPITGEAVIAAVDASLKRLQTDYIDLYQLHWPNRTTPHFGKHFPNQIHFSDIDRQQHEAEMLEILQALASCIKAGKIRHVGLSDDSTWGINTYLKLAEKHDLPRMVSIQNEFSLLHTKDWPYLIENCVHEDVAYLPWSPLAAGMLSGKYIDGARPEGSRWTYMQRKGIFRDTESANEAVKGYVEVANAHGFTPSQLALAWCNQVDGVTSTIIGATTMEQLKENVAAFSKPLSEEILTDINAVFKRYPVPY